In the genome of Cervus elaphus chromosome 5, mCerEla1.1, whole genome shotgun sequence, the window GCGGAAGGCCTGACTTCTGGCCCACATCAGCACTAGGCAGGGAGCAGGCCCTTGGGTCATGTCCAGGGGAGCCTGCCATGCCAGGAATCTCCTTTCCTACTTCAACTCCTAGGTGGCTGAGAGCGGCCCACCCTGACTTCTTCCCGATCCTTGGCACTGAACGACTTAGGGAGGCTGGGCCAAGTGTGAAGAAGGCCCCAAGGGGGTGTCTAGGAACTACAGCAACCCATTCAGAGACTGTCCCCGAGACCCAGCTCTGTCCCTGGGAAGAAGCGAGCAGCAGCGGCACCCAGACCCAGTCCTTGTACAGACtacttttttggttttgtttttacttatgtttttttgtttatttgtttttttaaaaatgaaataaggacTCGGTGGAGAGTGGGTATTGGGGGGAggggcagtccctggggttgagGGAGGGATGTCCTCCACACTCACTTTCTCCATCTgcaaatatattttggaaaacagcTGGACACCAGCCTATGTCTAGGGGTGGCTTGGAGCCGTCCCTTTACTGCTCACCTCCTAACTTACATTCAGTTCATCTTTCCTGGAGGGACTGGCTAGGAATCTTCAGAAAGCTTGAATTAGGAGCCTTCTTCCAGTTTTCTGGCTCTTGGGTTGGGGGGAAACTGGGAGTTGGGATTCTGATCTGAGAGCCCTTTGAAAAGATcattcttaggaaaaaaagaactcCTAAGGCCACCCACCCACCAGAATGGGGTAATTTCCTCTCTGTAGGTAGGGGGAGTCCGGGAAGGACAGAGGAAACAAGAGGCACTGTCTACTGTGTGACTCATTTTTCTTGCCTTGGCAAGGAAATCACTGAATTAAGAGTAGCTAGGGACAGGGAatcctgtcatgctgcagtccatggggtcgcaaagagtcggacatgacttagtgactgaacaacaaatccaGAAAAAACCCACCCAGCCAGCACAGTCACGCTGGTGGAATAAAGGTTGGACTGGCCTCTgtcccccatccctccctccccacagtccCAAACTGGACATAAAAACACACTAGTGGGCACAGGTGTTTGCAGTGCCACTTTATTGCCAATAGCTGACATTGCCTGGGGCTAGTGGAAAATAAATTAGAACCATGGTAACATCTGACAGGTACAGCTAAGCTGGAGAGGGGAGCAGGTTTTTGTGGACACTGATCTTACGGAAGGAGTGTAAGGTGGCTGTGGAAATGTCCATGGAGAGCATCTCTCTTCCACCCCTAAGACCACAGAACCATCTACTCCCTCCTGGTGCCCACCAAAGGGCCAAAGTGGAGGCCAGGGTCTCTTGGCTGCCACGAGCTAAGTGAGGTGAGAGAGGCAGTGGGGAGCCCTCGGCGGGATCAAAGCGGGGCAACCAAGGCTTGGATCCCAGAAGAGAGCAGGAACCGAGAATCACATCCAGTCACAGGATGACACAAGGAGGGCGGCTGTTCGTGATCTTTTCGAGGGGTTCTCCGTTACTGGCTCTTCGGATGGCCTCAATGAGCTAGAGGGCAGAGATGTGGAATGGGATGATGTGTCCCTTGGAGGGGCAAGCTGAACTAGGGTTATTCCCAGTATTGCAAGTACTCACATCTTTCTCATAAGGAAAGCCCCCATTCTCCAGCTTGGAGAACACCAGCTGTCCATTGATTTCAATCTCAAAGGCCCCTAGTATTAGATAAACATATGAATGAACTGTATGCTGAGCACAGGCAAAAGGCGAGAAGTTCTATAAAAGGGGGCCTTCCACACTCCTTAGACTTCACACAAGCTCCCTCATCAGCCCCATTAGAGATTCTTCAAGCCATTTCCTAACCCTGGGTCAAGCCAAAGAAACTTAAGGGAGGCATCATCCGTGTGCCCTTCCTTTGAACTCCCGGTAGGTAACTCAATGAAAGTTTCCCTTCCCTCCAACACTTCGGTCTCACCCATTTCTCCCAGTAGGCTTCAAATGTGACTCCCCTCACCTATGGAAGGGGGCTCAAGCTGGCTGGACattttactatgtgccaggtactgctgGACACTATAAAGCAGCCAATGCCAGAGCTAGAAAGTGATGGAGCTGGGATTTAGAACACTGACTCAGCAGGTGTTCTGCAGCCTCACCTGTGCCCCCCAGGCGCGACTCGATCTCGATGCCTGGATACTGCTCCTTCACGGCACTCGCCAGCTCCAGGTAGGTCGCCTCGAAGCCGCAGGGTTCGCTAGGGAGAAGATACCGGAGGTCCGGTTGGGTTTCGGAAAAGGTACCTCCGGTGGACCCACCCTCGTCAGGCCCGGATCCCCGTCACTGGCAGGGGCCGCTCACCAGTACTCAACCACAATGCGGACCCCACGGCCTGGTTCGGTCTCCCCGGGAGAGGGCGCTACGGACGTCGTCCCTGTATCCCCGCTCATTGCTGCCAGCTCCCTACAGCCGCTGCTTCCGGGTGTGACGCGAAGCCGCGGGCACGTGATGGGGCGGGGCCGCGCGTGACGTCGGCTCGCCCCCTGCAGGCGGCTGCTACTGCGTTCTGACCGTGTTACCAGCTGGAGGGCTTGGGCTGGGCGGATCGGCCTGGATCACCTTTCCTGGCCCGAATTCTCGGAGCGCAGGTCTTGCCCCACATCTAGTGTCCGCTGGACTTCACGGTCTTATTTAATCTAATGACATAGCTTAGATTGCAGAGGGCCTGGGGTTGACTGATGGTATGGAATAATTGCCGTTTCTCCTGTCTTGCTGATGGCATTATAAACCATTCCACAGTTACACACTCAGGTACTTCTTACTCTTAAGCTCTAAACTGCAGGCACAGTCTGGGTAGTTTCCGTCTGTCTCATGCCTTCGGAAACCTTAGGCTTTAAGGCTTCTATTTCGCAGGCTCTGTGCTGCCATCACGTGCACCCAGTTCCTCCACCTCCCCGTCTCATCCTACCCCGCTACCGAGCTGGCTTCCTTATTCCCGTTTTGCAGCTCTAGAAGTGGAGGCTGTCTCCTTGCCTCTTCTTTCCCTGGAGCACCACCAAAGGATTCTCTCAGGTTACCCACTGTAGCATCCCTTTAAAccattcatttttaaacaattcaGTGACTTACGGAGTTGTGCATCTCCACATATTTCCACCAACATAAAAAAAGTCCCACCTGTGTATTTTCAATCTTTCCAGCTATCGGCTCCAGCCCtaagcaaccactgatctgcttcctATCAATTTGCTTTTCtggatgtttcatataaatgaaatactaTGTAGTCTTTTGCTTCTGACTTCTTGCACTCCTTTTAaagtttttgaggttcatccatgttatagcatgtactagtggttcctttttgttgctgagaAATATCCCAGTGTATGGATGAAATGTTTTGTTTATTCAATaccagttgatggatatttgagtttCCTTTGAggtattttgaataatgctgctatgaatgtttgTGTGTCTTTGTAGGTACATGTGTTTTTACTTCTTGTGGGTACCTTCATACCGGTAGAATTGCTAGGTTGTGTGGAAAGTTTATGTTTAACTTAAGAAAtggccaaactgtttttcaaagtggctgtaccattttacattcctactagcAATATATGATGATTTGTCAACACTTGTTGTCTCTTTCATTATAGCCATCCTGATGGGAGTGAggaggttttaatttgcatgtctctaatggtcttgagcaccttttcatgtgcttatgaGCCATTCATATATCTTAATTTGGAAAAACatttattcaaatcttttgcccacttttaattgggttgtttgtagtgttgatttgtaggagttctttatatacaattggcccttgaacaacacaggtttgaacctcATGGATCtacttacatgtggatttttttcagtaaatacataGTACTACACAAGTTAGGGTCAATTTGAAGATGAAAACCAGATGGGGGGCTGACTGTAAAGTTATATTCAGATTTTCAACTGCTCTGGGTCATTGGTACCTCTAAACCCTgcattgttcaaggatcaactgtattttGGATACAAAGTTCCTAATCAAATATATGACTTGTAATTATTTTCCTCCAATCTTccacaagtattttttaaaatttaatttttgaagtgcaaaattttaaaattttggcgAAGTATAGTTtgtcaactttttattttgtcatttgtgCTTTTGCTGTCTGATTTGTACCTGAGATCTCTGTCTAACCCAAGGTAGAAAGATTTTCTCCCAtaatttcttctagaagttttatagttttagctcttactttTAAATccatgatctattttgagttaatatttgtaaatggTGTAAGGGAGGATCTAAACTCATCTTTTGCCATGTGGCTATTCAATTTGTCCCAGAACCATTTATcaaaaagactattctttccctcactgaattgtcttggcacctttgtcaaaaatcaattaaccagtaggtccagtggttaagactttgccttcctggagaaggaaatggcaacccactccaatattcttgcctggagaatcccatggacagaggagactggtgggctacagtccacgggatcgcaaagagtcggacgcgactgagtgacttcactatgtTCCTAGGATCACTTCTAAGACTTAAATTCAGATTTCTTCATAATAAAACCCTTCTGAATATAGTCCATTCAATTTATACTTTTATAGTGAAGTTTAACAGTtaacagggattccctggtggtccagtggttagaacttggtgCTCTcgctgctggggcccaggttcgatccctggtcagggcactaagattctacaagctgcatggtgtggccaaaaagaaaggtACAGAAAAGTCACGTGACCTTGGTAGGTCAAAACTGTCTTTTTTAAACCACTCTTCACATATATGACATTGACAATACAGTTATTTCCATGGATTTCCTGGCAGatgtcatgattttttttcctgggcaTCAGGCTGATCAATGGATAAGATCCTCAACCCAAGCttttaataatttcaaagttAAATTTTGTGATGGTTTATTTGTTGGTTTAATATCACCGTATAATACTTACTGAGTTCCTAACAGTTAGAGATAATCTTTTTGTACATCTCCCAAGCTTGAAATGTGTGCTTGAAAacataataaagtaaataaaataataattgccaaaaaaaaaaaagactttgccttccagtgtagagggtgcatgttcgatccctggttggggagctaagaatcccacatgtctcacaaacaaaaaaccgaaacataaaacagaagcaatattgtaacaaactcaataaagactttaaaaatgatcctcatcaaaaaaaagtttaaaaaaaatcaattgaccagAAATGTAAGGATTTTTACTTGGACTCTTGAAGCTGTCCTATTGATTtataaatctattctttttcgttgtcatttctttttttatttaagaaatttagATATAACTTATACATAGTAATACACATCCTCTTGAGTGTACCTTCCTGTCAGCCCTGACGCACACCGTTGTAAATCTACAAACAGGACCAAGATACACAACAAGTCCATGACCTCCTCACAAGCTTCTCTGCTGTCAACCCCTCTCCTCCTCAACTCCAGATCTGTTTTCTGTCCTTAGCATTCTACCCCCTCCAGaaagtcatataaatggaatcctatAGCACTGAGCCCTCTGAGTCTGGTTTCTCTTTCCAACTTATCATATCTTTCAACATCCAGAGtgatttttttccaaaacatAAACCTGCCCGCTCCTCTGGGCCTCTACTTAAGCTCAGATGGACCCTGTAGGGTCTGGCCTCTGCCCATAGTTCCTGCTGGTCTGGACAGACAGGATGGATGGCTCTTAAATCTGGCTTACAGAACAACCACCTGAGGGCTTGTCAATACCATACATTCCTGGGTCTTGTCCCCAGAGACCAAGTTTCAGTAGTTGGGGATGGGCCCAGGGATCTGTttctttgttgttcttgtttgcttggttttttaaagttttattttatttatttatttttggttgtgctgggtctttgttgccgtttGGGCTTCTCTCTACTTGGGATTCCCAGGCTTCTCATGGCCAcagcttctcctgttgtggatcATGGGGTCTAGgcatgctggctcagtagttgtggcacacgggcttaattgcccaatggcatgtggaattttcttggatcagggatcgaagctgtgtcccctgcattggcaggaggattcttacccactggaccaccagggaaacccagggatctgtttttttttttaaacaagcccAGGCAGATTTGGAGGCCACACTTTGAGGGACACAGTTGAGTACAAAGCCTTTCCCCACACCTTTCACATCTGCTCAGCCACACCTGTGTgggctcctctccttccttctccaccCTGCTCTGCCTCTGCATGCTCTGTCCCCTTTTGTCAAGCGTTTTGGCACTTGTTTCATCATCATGAAAGGTGCTCCCCCTTCCCATCCACCAGTCCAAATCCTCCAACCCAGACAACTTCCCCTCTGCTCAACTCTCACTTCTATGGAGAAGTCTTCCCTAACTCCCTGTGTGTTTTCCCAGTATAGTTGTCTCCTGTCATCTCTTATTATTTGTGTgatcctttgatttctttttgttttggctgccgctgggtcttcattgctttgcttgggcttttctctagttgcagcaagctggggctactctcgaattatggtggcttctcttgttgtggagcactggctgTACGTAtgcgggctttagtagttg includes:
- the MIEN1 gene encoding migration and invasion enhancer 1, with the protein product MSGDTGTTSVAPSPGETEPGRGVRIVVEYCEPCGFEATYLELASAVKEQYPGIEIESRLGGTGAFEIEINGQLVFSKLENGGFPYEKDLIEAIRRASNGEPLEKITNSRPPCVIL